One window from the genome of Faecalibacterium sp. HTF-F encodes:
- a CDS encoding heavy metal translocating P-type ATPase, producing the protein MEQFNVTGMSCAACSARVEKAVKKVPGVTSCSVSLLTNSMGVEGTASDAAIIRAVQDAGYGASPKKAGTASAAPGTSADLDALTDHETPKLKRRLIASLGFLLVLMYFSMGHMMWGWPLPHWFDGNHIAMGLVQLLLAGIVMVINQKFFISGFKGLLHGAPNMDTLVAMGSMASFVWSTYALFAMTRAQVDGNNELVMHYMMEFYFESAAMILTLITVGKMLEARSKGKTTDALKSLMKLAPKTANLLRDGAEMTVPIEQVQKGDIFVVRPGENVPVDGIVLEGSSAVNESALTGESIPVDKAEGDKVSAATTNQSGFLRCQATRVGEDTTLSQIIKMVSDAAATKAPIAKIADTVSGFFVPAVISIAVITTIVWLLLGRELGYALARGISVLVISCPCALGLATPVAIMVGNGLGAKNGILFKTAASLEAAGRTQIVALDKTGTITSGEPKVTDILPAGGVSETELLTLAAALERKSEHPLAKAVLACTDEQKLAAPEVSDFTALPGNGLAAKLDGVEIFGGSASFIGTKVTVPAQLQEKAAALSAQGKTPLFFGGAGHLLGIIAVADTLKEDSPRAIRELQAMGIRVVMLTGDNQRTADAIGRQAGVDEVIAGVLPDGKEAVIRQLQAYGKVTMVGDGINDAPALTRADTGIAIGAGTDVAIDAADVVLMNSRLSDVPAAIRLSRAALRNIHENLFWAFIYNIIGIPLAAGVFIPFGLTLNPMFGAAAMSLSSFCVVSNALRLNLFDVHSTKHDRAPKNAASLPAALTQPAVDENKESSIKEDTAMKKTLKVEGMMCGHCEARVKKALEALPEVTEAVVSHEAGTAIVTLNADVADDVLKKAVEDQDYPVTDIQ; encoded by the coding sequence ATGGAACAATTCAATGTTACCGGCATGAGCTGCGCGGCCTGCTCTGCCCGGGTGGAAAAGGCCGTGAAGAAGGTGCCCGGCGTCACCAGCTGCTCGGTGAGCCTGCTGACCAACTCCATGGGTGTGGAAGGCACAGCATCCGACGCCGCTATCATCCGGGCCGTGCAGGATGCAGGCTACGGTGCCAGCCCCAAAAAGGCGGGGACGGCTTCGGCTGCGCCCGGCACCAGTGCCGACCTTGATGCCCTGACCGACCACGAGACCCCCAAGCTCAAGCGCCGCCTGATCGCATCACTGGGCTTTCTGCTGGTGCTGATGTACTTTTCCATGGGGCACATGATGTGGGGCTGGCCCCTGCCCCACTGGTTTGATGGCAACCACATTGCCATGGGCCTTGTGCAGCTCCTGCTGGCAGGCATCGTAATGGTCATCAACCAGAAATTCTTCATCAGCGGCTTCAAAGGGCTACTCCACGGCGCTCCCAACATGGATACGCTGGTGGCCATGGGCTCCATGGCAAGCTTTGTGTGGAGCACCTACGCCCTGTTCGCCATGACCCGCGCTCAGGTGGACGGCAACAATGAGCTGGTCATGCACTATATGATGGAGTTCTACTTCGAATCGGCTGCCATGATTTTGACCCTCATCACGGTGGGCAAAATGCTGGAAGCCCGTTCCAAGGGCAAGACCACCGATGCCCTTAAGAGCCTGATGAAGCTGGCCCCCAAGACCGCCAACCTGCTGCGGGACGGTGCCGAAATGACTGTGCCCATCGAGCAGGTGCAGAAGGGAGACATCTTTGTGGTGCGCCCGGGCGAGAATGTGCCCGTGGACGGCATCGTGCTGGAAGGCAGCAGCGCCGTGAATGAGAGCGCCCTGACCGGCGAGAGCATCCCCGTAGACAAGGCCGAGGGCGATAAGGTAAGTGCCGCCACCACCAACCAGTCCGGCTTCCTCCGGTGTCAGGCCACCCGTGTGGGCGAGGACACCACCCTGTCCCAGATCATCAAGATGGTCAGCGATGCCGCTGCCACCAAGGCCCCCATTGCAAAGATCGCCGATACCGTGTCCGGTTTCTTCGTGCCTGCGGTCATTTCCATTGCAGTGATTACCACCATCGTGTGGCTGCTGCTGGGCCGTGAGCTGGGCTATGCACTGGCCCGCGGCATTTCCGTGCTGGTCATCAGCTGTCCCTGTGCGCTGGGTCTGGCTACGCCCGTTGCCATCATGGTAGGCAACGGGTTGGGTGCCAAAAATGGTATCCTGTTCAAGACCGCCGCTTCGCTGGAAGCTGCAGGCCGCACCCAGATCGTGGCTTTGGACAAGACCGGCACCATCACCAGCGGTGAGCCCAAGGTCACCGACATTCTGCCCGCCGGTGGCGTTTCCGAGACCGAGCTGCTCACCCTTGCCGCCGCACTGGAACGCAAGAGCGAGCATCCGCTGGCCAAGGCCGTGCTGGCCTGCACCGACGAGCAGAAGCTCGCCGCCCCCGAGGTATCCGACTTTACTGCACTGCCGGGCAACGGTCTGGCTGCAAAGCTAGACGGCGTGGAGATCTTTGGCGGAAGCGCGTCCTTTATTGGTACCAAAGTCACCGTGCCTGCACAGCTGCAGGAGAAGGCCGCAGCCCTCTCCGCACAGGGCAAGACTCCCCTCTTCTTCGGCGGGGCGGGCCATCTGCTGGGCATCATTGCAGTGGCCGACACCCTCAAGGAGGACAGTCCCCGTGCCATCCGGGAGCTGCAGGCCATGGGCATCCGCGTGGTGATGCTCACCGGCGACAACCAGCGCACTGCCGACGCCATCGGCAGGCAGGCAGGTGTGGACGAGGTCATTGCAGGCGTGCTGCCTGACGGCAAGGAAGCTGTCATCCGCCAGCTGCAGGCCTACGGCAAGGTGACGATGGTGGGCGATGGCATCAACGACGCCCCGGCTCTGACCCGTGCCGACACCGGCATTGCCATCGGCGCAGGCACCGATGTTGCCATTGACGCGGCAGACGTGGTGCTGATGAACTCCCGTCTTTCGGACGTACCTGCTGCCATCCGCCTGAGCCGCGCTGCCCTGCGCAACATCCACGAAAATCTGTTCTGGGCCTTTATCTACAACATCATCGGCATCCCGCTGGCGGCCGGTGTGTTCATCCCCTTCGGCCTGACCCTGAACCCGATGTTCGGTGCCGCCGCCATGAGCCTTTCCAGCTTCTGCGTGGTGAGCAATGCCCTGCGTCTGAATCTGTTCGATGTGCACAGCACCAAGCATGACCGTGCACCCAAAAACGCCGCTTCCCTGCCTGCTGCCCTCACGCAGCCCGCAGTGGATGAGAATAAAGAGAGTTCCATCAAGGAGGACACTGCTATGAAAAAGACCCTGAAGGTT